The nucleotide window TGTTTGTTTACTTTTTGCACTTTCAGTTTTTTTATCTGTAAAAGCACAAAATGTTTTAGGTATACTGCTTTTGCTCTTGTTTATCATTTCCATGTTTTCAAAAGAAAATAGAGAGAAATTAAAACTTCTGACAGATAAACAGATTATACTCGGTTTAACGGTTTTCATAGTGACCCCTTATATTATTGCTTTAATTGACGGAGGATTGAAAGCAAGAATCGATATGGACGATTATATAAAGTTTATATTATTTCTTCCTTTGGTATTTTTTCTAGACAGCGAAAAGAAATTTTGGAATTTCCTTAAAAGTCTTCTCACAGGCGGAACTCTTTCGTTAATAATTACTTTATTTATTTTTATTAAAAATTATGATGAATGGGCTCATCCTAAAGGTTTTGTTTATCCGAGAGTTTTCTTTGAGCTTGACCCTCAGGATTTTGCAAATATTATGTGCCTTCTTTTATTATTTCTTATTTCATTTTTTCTTTTTTACAAATTTGAAAAAAAAGAAGATAATTTTAAATTCAAGCTGCTTTATTTTTTCATAATAGTTTTAAATGTTTTTATTCTTCTTGTCAATCGTTCAAAAATGGTATATATATGCCTGATTCCTACTGTTATTTATATACTGTATAAGAAAAATAAAAAATATATAGCAGTTTTCTTTATATTCTGTATAGGCGGTTTCTTCTTACTGCCTCACACTATATCCGACAGACTTCAATATATAGTAAAAGTTCAAAAAGATCCTTCAAGTAATCTAAGACTTATTTTCTGGGACGGAGCAGTATCTTCCATTAAAGAAAGCCCTTTAATCGGAATGAAATCCGAACAGAGACGTGATTTTGTGGAAAATTACTATAAGCAGAAAGGGGTATATGACTATGTTGTTGCAAATTATGAATTTGTAAAAACAAGAAATGTTCTTGATACTCATAATATGTATCTGCAATTTTTAACTTATTTCGGTATTATAGGATTTATTTCATTAATTTTCTTTTTCTTTTTCATTATTCCGAAAAGACTTCTCAGTATTTCTTTTTATAAAAATAGAGAAAAAAATGAAAAAAGTAGTGAATACAGCAAATTTATCGCTCTTGAAATAGCTTTAAAAGCTTCTTACGCTTGTTATTTAATTCAAGGATTGACTGAAATCAATCTGAATAATAAAAGTATTATTTTAGCTTTTTCCGTTTTAATTTATATTTTAAATTTTGTTATTCATAAAAATTTTAAAATGAAACTAAACTAAATCCTTTGTTTTTTTATTGCTTTTTCATTTTAATTGAGTTATAATACATTAAGTAATAAAGTTAAAAACTAATTTTATAGGAGGAAACAAAATGAAAAAATTATTATTATTAGGAGCTTTAATAAGTTCAGTTGCTATGGCTCAAGTTGTAGAAGTAAGAATCGGAGGAGATTTATCTAATAGCGGAAAATTCAAAGGAGGATTTTCTGACGGTGCTAATCTTCAAAAAAAAGCTATAAAAAGAGGAATTGAACTTTCTGCTGAATACAGAACACCTGTTCTTGAAAACTTTGAAATCGGTGGAGGAATTTCTTATAAACATAATAAAGTAGATTCTAAAGGATACTATGAACATAAAGGTGTAGATTCTGTTCCTGTATACTTTACTGCAAGATATAACTTTAAAAATTCTTCTGAAGTGACTCCTTATGTAAAAGCTAATTTAGGATATGCTTTTAATTCAGGAAGTTTAAAATGGTTCAACAATTCTTCTTATTATGGAGAAGCTAAATTTAAAGGCGGATTATATTCAGGAGTAGGAGCCGGTATCCAATATAAAAACTTTGTAGCTGATTTATCTTATAACTGGAATAGAATGAGAGTAGATAGAAAAGGATATGTTGCTCCATACAGATATGAAGATAAATTTACTCTTAGTCACGGAACTCTTACTTTAGGTTTAGGATACTCATTCGGATTCTAATTACTAAATTGAATTCTAAAATTTTGAAATTTATAATAACTTACTACCTTTGCTTATGCAAGGGTAGTTTTTTATTTAATAAAATGATATAATATTTTTGTTTCTAATTTAAATTTTTAATTTTATGGAGGTATATTTTGAAACCGGAAACTTTATATTTTTCATATTTTAGTACTATTCATTTATACAGTTTTATTGCCTCGGCTTTGATAAGCATAATTCTTCTTATTATTCCGAAATTATATAAAAAGATAAATTTACAAAAGTATTCTGTTTTTTTGGGTATTTTTGTTTTATCATTTAAATTGCTTGATTCAGTATACAGAGTTTTATATCAATACGAACCTGTTTACAATACAGTGCCTATTCATCTTTGCAATTTTGCAGCTATTGCTGCAGGAGTTTACCTGATTACGAGAAAAAGATTTTTCTTTAATTTACTTTATTTTCTCAGTTTTGGAGCAGCTTTTGCTCTTGTTTTACCCGGAGTTACTTATTATTATTATCCTGTTTATGTATATATTTTTATGATTATGCATGCTTTGGAATTTGTAGGAGTTATTTACGGATTTGTGTATTTGAAAGAAAAAATTACTTTTAAAGGATTTACAGGATCTTGTATTGTTCTATTGGGACTGTTCTTATTTTCCCATTTTTATAATATGAGATTCGGTACGAATGCCATGTTTATAAATGATTATATTGCTCCTATGGTGAGTTTTATCAAACCTTTCAGATTATATATTTTTGTTTTAATTATAAGTATGCTGTTTATTATGTTTTTAATGTATTTACCTTTTTCAAAAAGGTATTCAAAAAATTAATTTGTGGAAATGTATTTTGTTTCACGTGGAAAAGATGTGGAGAGATTCATGAGGGCTCATTGCCGCCCTCATACTTCCGCCACCCATGTTCTACGCGACTTCGTCGACTCTGAAAATGCGGGAATACTTTCGTACTATTCAAGAATATCCATTTAAAACTCATTCTTTAAAATCTAAAATTCTAATAAATATATTATTCTAAAAAATCTGTTGTTTATAATTTACAAAATCTAAATAAAGGATTTCAAATTAAATTTAAAGTTGGAAAGTTTTTTGCTACTTTTTTTCTAAAAAAGAAGATATATTAGCAATTAAAATTCCTATATCGTTATAAGTAACTCCGCTTATACGACTTGCCTGACCTACTGTATGAGGTTTTCCGTAAGTTAATCCAGATACAGCTATGTTACTTAATCCTCTTATCTTTTCATAATCAATATTTTCAGGGATTTTCATTTCTTCAAGTTTTTTAAATTTTTCTATCTGAGTTTTTTCTCTTTCAATAAATACATTATATTTCGCATTTATTTCTATCTGTTCTTTTACAATAGGGGAAAACTCTTTTGTTTCAATAAATTCGGATAAATTGTCGTAAATTATCTCTTTTCTTGCTAAAAATTCAAATGCCGAAACAGGACTGTTTGTACTGTTTACGGTTTTTTCCTCATTATTATTTTTCTGATTAAATATTTTTCCGAGCTCTTTCAACTTTTCGTTTGTTTCTTTTGTCGGATAAACAGTTATGGTTTTTAATCTTTCTGTTTCTTCATCTATCTGATTTTTTGCCTTTTCAAGCTCTTCCAGTTTCTTTTTGCTTAGTAGCCCTATTTCTTTGGATTTTTCAAGAAGTCTTATAAATATATTATCCTGTCTTAAAGTCAGCCTGTATTCTGCTCTTGACGGCAGCACTCTGTAAGGTTCCGGAGTTTTTTTATTTATTATATCATCTATAAGGACTCCTATATATCCTTCACTTCTGTCAATAACTATTTCTTCTTTTCCTAATATTCTTCTCGCTGCATTCACTCCTGCAATAAATCCCTGACAGGCAGCTTCTTCATAGCCGCTCGTTCCGTTTATAGTTCCTGCTGTATAAAGTCCTTTTATGACCTTTGTTTCAAGAGTAAGATTTAACTGATATGCAGGTATAAAGTTATACTCTACTGCATAGCCGTATCTTAATATTTTTGCATTCTCCAGTCCTGCTATTGTTTTCAACATCGCTTCCTGAGCAAAAGGAGGCATTGCAGTGGTAAATCCGTTCACGTATATTTCGTTGGATTCAACTGATTCCTGTTCAAGAAATATCTGATGATCGGTTTTTTCAGGGAAATTAAGTATTTTTCTGTCCAGTGACGGACAATGTCTTGGTCCCTTCGTGCTGACTATTCCCGTTACTATGGGAGAATATTTTAACATTTCTTTTCCTGTTTCTATTGTTTTTTCAGTAGTAAACGTAAGCCATGTAGGTAAAACAGGATTGTATTCTTTTTCAGTCTCGTAGGAAAAATATCTCGGCTTTTCTTCTCCTTTTAATTCCTGAGTTTTTGAAAAGTCGATCGTTCTTTTGTCTATTCTCGGAGGTGTTGCTGTCTGGTATCTGTCCAGTTCAAAGCCGTATTCTGCAAGTTTATCAGGCAATTCGTCACTTGAAGGCTCTCCCTGACGTCCTGCCGAATATTTCACGTCCCCTATTATAAATTGCCCTTTTAAAAATGTTCCTGTACAAAGTATAACAGCTTTTGCTCCGTATTTTACACCTAATTTGTCTTCTACTCCTCTAATTTCACCATTTTCCAACATCAAATCCGCAACAATTCCCTGAATAATATCAAGATTTTCCTGTTTTTCAAGGACTTCTCTCATTTTTATTCTGTATCTGTATTTATCGGCTTGGGCTCTTGTTATTCTCGAAGCAAGTCCTTTTGTATGATTGAGATTTTTAAGCTGCAAATTATAGTTATCTATATGCCTTGCTATTTCTCCGCCCAGCATTCCGAGTTCCGAAACAAGATGACTTTTCCCCGGACCGCCTATAGAGGGATTACATGACATCATAGCTATATTATCAAGATAAATTGTAAAAAGAGCAGTTTTAAGTCCGAGTCGTGAAGCTGCAAGAGCTGCCTCCACTCCTGCATGACCTGCTCCCACTACTATTACATCATAATTTTTATTCATTTTATATTAAAATCCTTTTTGAAATTATTTGTTTTATTTTTTCGATTTCTTCGTCTGTAAGTCTTCCCTGTATTTCAAATGACGTCGATTTTTTACCTTTTTTGACAATAATCTTATTATCATCGACTGTCAGTGCCAATTTTTTTATTTCTCTTTCTATATCAGAAATTTCCATTGCAGAAAGTTTTTCTATATTTTTTTCCATATTTTCAAAATTTGTTCTATTCAGATAGTTGAAAATAGTGTCGGATTTTCTTATGTTTTTTATTTCGTCAAGTTTTTCAAGCAACTGTTCAGGATATTTTTCCACTCTCAAATATCTCGCAACGGTCCTTTTGGAAATTCCGTACTCCTGTGCTATCTGTTCGGCATTTTTCTTTTTATTTCTGCTTTCTCTCCATATTTTCATGGATATTTCAAGGGTAGTAAGGTCTTCTCTCAATGTATTTTCATGTAAAGAAATTTTATCCAGAATCTCGTAACCGGCATCTTCAGGAATAATAATAAAGTTTTTTGTTCCTGCAGGATTAAAATCTTTTATATTTTCATAACCGTAATACACTGCCGAAAGTCTTCTGAATCCTGATAAAATTTTGTATTTTCCGTCCTCTTTCCGAATCACGTAAACGGGATTTATTATACCTATTTCGTTTATGGATTCAGCCAGATTTCTCAATGCTTCTGTTTCCATTATTTTCTCAAAAGTTATTTCTCTGTTTATAAATTCTCTATCCGAAAAATCTATCTTTCTCAATATTTTTTCATTTATTGAAGTTATTTCGGCACCTTTTATTTTAAGAACTTCTGTTTTTATATTTTCGTCTTCTTCCAGCTGTTTTACAAAGTTTTTTGTTTTTTCATTGTTTAAATTGGAAAAAGGATTTCTTTTTTCAAAAATATTTTTTGATTTTTTTACCATTCCAATCCCTCTCTTTCCAGTACTTCCAAAGCCAAATCCTCATAATCTCTCGCTCCGTTTGAAGCGGGAGCATAGTCGAATATGTCCTGGGCATGTGCCGGAGCCTTTGCCAAATCTACATTCTGTCTTATTACTGTTTTCATAATCGTACTTTTAAAATGTTCTTCCAGCTGCTCTTTGGAATCTGAAGACAAACTTGTTCTTATATCGTATTGAGTCAGTATAAGCCCTTTTACCTGAAGTTTGTCGTTTAAGTCCTCTTTTATCTCGTTAATCGTCGAAATAAGAAGTCCTGCACCTCTCAATTCAAAATATCCCGATCTCAATGTCAGATATATACTGTCCGCAGCAACTATTGCATTAAGGGTAAGTATGGACAATGAAGGAGAAGTATCCATTATACACATATCAAATTCATCCTCCACTTCTCTCAATATTTTTTTCAGCACGCTTTCTCTGTTCAGTTGAGAAGACAGATTTATATTCACCCTTTCACTTTCAAGGTTACTCGGTATAAGATAAAAATTATCCGCTTGAGGAAGTTTTATTATTGCTTCTTTTATATTTCTTTTCATTAAAGCATTTAAAATAGTACAGTCCACTTCATTAGGGTCCACTCCCAGAGCATCAGTCAGATTTCCCTGAGGATCACAGTCTATTACCAAAATTCTTTTTCCTTTTTTCGCATAATAGGAAGCCAGATTATAGGCTGTTGTTGTCTTGGCAACTCCGCCTTTATTATTTGCTATAACTATTTTTTTCATAAATTTTCCTCCTTATTTCCCTACGCAGAAATTTCCGAAAACATGATCCAGTATATCTTCCGAAGAAATTTCTCCCGTAATTTCGGACAAAGCATCCAATGCCTCTTTCAAGTCTACAGATATAAGATCCATAGGCATTCCGTTATCTATTGTTTCAAAAATATTGTTTACAGCTTCTTTTGTTTTTTCAAGAGCCGTTTTATGTCTTATATTTGTAATTATCAATTTTTCCGAAGTATTTTCCACATCTTCTTCCACAATGTAAGAATATATTTTTTCTTCCATTTCGTCTATTCCTATATTGTCTTTAGCCGATATTTTCAGTATATTTTCCAAGTCATAATTACTTAAATCTATTTTTCTTTCCAAATCTATTTTATTTAATAAAACTATTGTTTTTTTGTTATTTTCCTTTATTTTTTCTATAACTTCAATGTCTTCTTTTTCAAGCTCTTTGGATGCGTCCAGTACAAGCAGTATCAAATCGGCTTTTTCTATAAACTGTTTAGATTTTTCTACACCGATATTTTCCACTATATCTTCAGTTTTTCTTATTCCCGCTGTATCCACGAGAACAAGGGGAATCCCTTTTATATTTATTATTTCTTCTATTATATCCCTTGTCGTTCCGGGAATATGAGTTACAATGGCTCTTTCTTCTTTTAAAAGAGAATTAAGCAAAGTCGACTTTCCAACGTTAGGCTTTCCGACTATTACGGTTTTTATACCTTCTTTTATCTTTTTCCCTTTATCGTAAGATTCTATAAGGATATTCGCTTCTTTATATACTTTTTCAAGATTTTCTCTCAGATTTTCAAGCAGAGGATCGTCTATCCCTTCTTCGGGATAATCGAGGACTACATTTACATGGGCTGTTACATCAAGTAAAGCCTTTTTAAACTTATTTATTTTTTCCTTCAAATCCCCTCTCAGCTGATCCATTGAAAGAGAGATACTTTTTTCAGTCTTCCCCTGTATCAGATCTATAACCGCTTCAGCCTGTGATAAATCTATTCTCCCGTTCATAAAAGCTCTTTTTGTAAATTCTCCCTGTTCCGCGTGTCTTGCTCCGTTTTTTAAAACCAGTTCGAGAACTTTTTCGGTTATAAGATTTCCCCCGTGACAGTTTATCTCGACTATATCTTCACAAGTATATGTTTTAGGGGCTTTCATTCTTACGGTCATAACTTCATCTATTATTTTCCCGTTATCGTGGACAAATCCGTAATTAAATTTATAAAAACCCAAATCTTTATTTGGGTTTTTCATATTAAATATTTTGCTTAAAATTTCAAATGATTTATCTCCCGATATTCTTATTATTCCTATTCCCCCTTCTCCCTTAGGAGTGGAAATGGCAGCTATCGTATCAAATAACATTGTTATACCTCATTTTGAATTTTTTAATCTTTTGTTCTCTTTATTACCAGATATCTTTTAGGCTCTTCTCCTACACTTTCTGTTTTCAGACCTTTCATAAAAGATATTTCTTCATGTATTATTTTTCTTTCTCTCGCAGACATAGGATTAAGTTTAACGTTTCTTCCTGTTTCCAATACTTTTTTCCCTTTTTTTCTCGCCAAATCTCTTAAAGATTCTTCTCTTTTCTGCTTATAATCATTGGAATCTATTACTACTCTTATATTTTTAAAGTTTTTAACGGAACTTAGCAAATATTCAACACTGTTTAATGTACTTCCTTTTTCTCCTATCAAGTATCTTATATCTTTTCCGTCAACATTTACAACGTATCTTTCTCCAATTCTTTTTATGTCCACTACTCTTAAATCCAGTTTTGAATTTACTATAAATTCTTTCATGAAACTTCTTATTTTGTCATAATTAGAATCATCGTTTCTTATTTCTTTTACTTCATTTTCTTTATTTCCTGAAGTATTTACATTTTGTTCAAAGTTTCTGTTTGCCCTGTTTCCTGAAAACTTTTTATTTTCAAAACCGTATTTTTCATTTTTTTCTTTTTTAAAATTTTCTCTGTTATTTCTTTTATCTTTTCTTACATCTTTTTTCTCAAATTTATCGAATTTTTCAAAATTTTTCTTTTCATATCTGTCATTTTTAAATTCATTTTTTTCAATTTCATATTTTTTTACAATATCAATCTGATATTTTCCTTTAAGATTAAAAAATAATATTTTCTTAGGCTCTTTAATAACTGTTATTTTAAAAGTTTCGTCTTTTTCCAAAGTCAAAGTTCTTTTAATCATTTTATCAAGTTCTTCTCTGTTTTGTGCATTTAATATTATTTTATCCATTTAATCAGTCTCTCCCTTTCATTATGATATATTGCTGAGCAACTGAAAGTACTCCCGACACGAGATAATACAATGTTACACCTGACGGCATGTTATAGAAAAGTACAAGCATCAATATAGGCATTGTATACATCATTGACTGCATCTGAC belongs to Pseudoleptotrichia goodfellowii and includes:
- a CDS encoding O-antigen ligase family protein; the encoded protein is MKKLYNTGYYVCLLFALSVFLSVKAQNVLGILLLLLFIISMFSKENREKLKLLTDKQIILGLTVFIVTPYIIALIDGGLKARIDMDDYIKFILFLPLVFFLDSEKKFWNFLKSLLTGGTLSLIITLFIFIKNYDEWAHPKGFVYPRVFFELDPQDFANIMCLLLLFLISFFLFYKFEKKEDNFKFKLLYFFIIVLNVFILLVNRSKMVYICLIPTVIYILYKKNKKYIAVFFIFCIGGFFLLPHTISDRLQYIVKVQKDPSSNLRLIFWDGAVSSIKESPLIGMKSEQRRDFVENYYKQKGVYDYVVANYEFVKTRNVLDTHNMYLQFLTYFGIIGFISLIFFFFFIIPKRLLSISFYKNREKNEKSSEYSKFIALEIALKASYACYLIQGLTEINLNNKSIILAFSVLIYILNFVIHKNFKMKLN
- a CDS encoding outer membrane beta-barrel protein, which gives rise to MKKLLLLGALISSVAMAQVVEVRIGGDLSNSGKFKGGFSDGANLQKKAIKRGIELSAEYRTPVLENFEIGGGISYKHNKVDSKGYYEHKGVDSVPVYFTARYNFKNSSEVTPYVKANLGYAFNSGSLKWFNNSSYYGEAKFKGGLYSGVGAGIQYKNFVADLSYNWNRMRVDRKGYVAPYRYEDKFTLSHGTLTLGLGYSFGF
- a CDS encoding TMEM164-related integral membrane acyltransferase; protein product: MKPETLYFSYFSTIHLYSFIASALISIILLIIPKLYKKINLQKYSVFLGIFVLSFKLLDSVYRVLYQYEPVYNTVPIHLCNFAAIAAGVYLITRKRFFFNLLYFLSFGAAFALVLPGVTYYYYPVYVYIFMIMHALEFVGVIYGFVYLKEKITFKGFTGSCIVLLGLFLFSHFYNMRFGTNAMFINDYIAPMVSFIKPFRLYIFVLIISMLFIMFLMYLPFSKRYSKN
- the mnmG gene encoding tRNA uridine-5-carboxymethylaminomethyl(34) synthesis enzyme MnmG — translated: MNKNYDVIVVGAGHAGVEAALAASRLGLKTALFTIYLDNIAMMSCNPSIGGPGKSHLVSELGMLGGEIARHIDNYNLQLKNLNHTKGLASRITRAQADKYRYRIKMREVLEKQENLDIIQGIVADLMLENGEIRGVEDKLGVKYGAKAVILCTGTFLKGQFIIGDVKYSAGRQGEPSSDELPDKLAEYGFELDRYQTATPPRIDKRTIDFSKTQELKGEEKPRYFSYETEKEYNPVLPTWLTFTTEKTIETGKEMLKYSPIVTGIVSTKGPRHCPSLDRKILNFPEKTDHQIFLEQESVESNEIYVNGFTTAMPPFAQEAMLKTIAGLENAKILRYGYAVEYNFIPAYQLNLTLETKVIKGLYTAGTINGTSGYEEAACQGFIAGVNAARRILGKEEIVIDRSEGYIGVLIDDIINKKTPEPYRVLPSRAEYRLTLRQDNIFIRLLEKSKEIGLLSKKKLEELEKAKNQIDEETERLKTITVYPTKETNEKLKELGKIFNQKNNNEEKTVNSTNSPVSAFEFLARKEIIYDNLSEFIETKEFSPIVKEQIEINAKYNVFIEREKTQIEKFKKLEEMKIPENIDYEKIRGLSNIAVSGLTYGKPHTVGQASRISGVTYNDIGILIANISSFLEKK
- a CDS encoding ParB/RepB/Spo0J family partition protein, whose product is MVKKSKNIFEKRNPFSNLNNEKTKNFVKQLEEDENIKTEVLKIKGAEITSINEKILRKIDFSDREFINREITFEKIMETEALRNLAESINEIGIINPVYVIRKEDGKYKILSGFRRLSAVYYGYENIKDFNPAGTKNFIIIPEDAGYEILDKISLHENTLREDLTTLEISMKIWRESRNKKKNAEQIAQEYGISKRTVARYLRVEKYPEQLLEKLDEIKNIRKSDTIFNYLNRTNFENMEKNIEKLSAMEISDIEREIKKLALTVDDNKIIVKKGKKSTSFEIQGRLTDEEIEKIKQIISKRILI
- a CDS encoding ParA family protein, with translation MKKIVIANNKGGVAKTTTAYNLASYYAKKGKRILVIDCDPQGNLTDALGVDPNEVDCTILNALMKRNIKEAIIKLPQADNFYLIPSNLESERVNINLSSQLNRESVLKKILREVEDEFDMCIMDTSPSLSILTLNAIVAADSIYLTLRSGYFELRGAGLLISTINEIKEDLNDKLQVKGLILTQYDIRTSLSSDSKEQLEEHFKSTIMKTVIRQNVDLAKAPAHAQDIFDYAPASNGARDYEDLALEVLEREGLEW
- the mnmE gene encoding tRNA uridine-5-carboxymethylaminomethyl(34) synthesis GTPase MnmE is translated as MLFDTIAAISTPKGEGGIGIIRISGDKSFEILSKIFNMKNPNKDLGFYKFNYGFVHDNGKIIDEVMTVRMKAPKTYTCEDIVEINCHGGNLITEKVLELVLKNGARHAEQGEFTKRAFMNGRIDLSQAEAVIDLIQGKTEKSISLSMDQLRGDLKEKINKFKKALLDVTAHVNVVLDYPEEGIDDPLLENLRENLEKVYKEANILIESYDKGKKIKEGIKTVIVGKPNVGKSTLLNSLLKEERAIVTHIPGTTRDIIEEIINIKGIPLVLVDTAGIRKTEDIVENIGVEKSKQFIEKADLILLVLDASKELEKEDIEVIEKIKENNKKTIVLLNKIDLERKIDLSNYDLENILKISAKDNIGIDEMEEKIYSYIVEEDVENTSEKLIITNIRHKTALEKTKEAVNNIFETIDNGMPMDLISVDLKEALDALSEITGEISSEDILDHVFGNFCVGK
- a CDS encoding Jag family protein is translated as MDKIILNAQNREELDKMIKRTLTLEKDETFKITVIKEPKKILFFNLKGKYQIDIVKKYEIEKNEFKNDRYEKKNFEKFDKFEKKDVRKDKRNNRENFKKEKNEKYGFENKKFSGNRANRNFEQNVNTSGNKENEVKEIRNDDSNYDKIRSFMKEFIVNSKLDLRVVDIKRIGERYVVNVDGKDIRYLIGEKGSTLNSVEYLLSSVKNFKNIRVVIDSNDYKQKREESLRDLARKKGKKVLETGRNVKLNPMSARERKIIHEEISFMKGLKTESVGEEPKRYLVIKRTKD